From Anopheles arabiensis isolate DONGOLA chromosome 3, AaraD3, whole genome shotgun sequence, a single genomic window includes:
- the LOC120900286 gene encoding uncharacterized protein LOC120900286, translating to MALLHRVALFTTLAMAVCGAELFTQTVPDDFYQRKDLSDCLERFHAPKLYDSQCLIFGGTQVNVTEFPHMAVLGWKVEELGEGADSDDDGASVRWQCGGSLITVKFVLTAAHCAADANNIPPRLVRLGDVNLASTKDDAYAQQFDILRIVRHPEHRFSRKYFDLALVELDGVVRLTEGVCPTCLWTNSKVLPAQFFQTAGFGEITLGGGSVPTLLKTALSATDPTQCSESFKYIRGLPEGIRHDQVCASMLNADTCQGDSGGPLQVSLRSYSTEHPFLVALTSFGRGCGIGSSGVYQQVAAHIPWIESVVNETMDPVRCTEKYGAFRLIRSLEPECSLRGHRKSRVRFLWPEGEQDVKQYCSGTLIDYNTVLTSASCTKNAAGVHPVEVEILEERVKIVEIQVHPQFEELSPHHNLALVRLEKYLNDTEHVAPSCMPLQKSSEICTDRQTHDPVACWDKFAERTKRNLLNNLCSSQNIRSSTVRLIWSAQDDQQQSCVGTVIKPDTVITSIRCMLEHRDTPPVEVAFNDMGNERRVKVVKTLKHPGNKKGSRNRDTALLLLAKPLENLIPNCIQSLVADKRFNRTQVPVYKQETSSGILGLPASRMCNGRMLDSFRELVGETVAHSSQYTCWDTDQRLVPGTIPVVRGAGLLDESNRFIHGVTTDFSTYGSVDPLVSVNLTSYIDWITRFVLYRPPKLELVFRGGEDEFDFGSSCVLKNGTTGNCMPEYGCERTINEAKSVQDITICGFEGSVSYVCCPIGHQDFPPIPEIEHPSVVSLLPSLPYENVRLVAFE from the exons ATGGCACTCCTCCATCGAGTTGCTCTCTTCACCACCCTAGCGATGGCCGTTTGTGGTGCAGAACTGTTTACACAAACTGTGCCGGACGATTTCTACCAGCGCAAAGATCTCAGCGACTGTCTGGAACGGTTCCATGCACCGAAGCTGTACGACAGCCAGTGTTTAATATTCGGTGGCACACAGGTGAATGTGACCGAGTTCCCCCATATGGCCGTGCTTGGCTGGAAGGTGGAAGAGCTCGGCGAAGGTGCTGacagtgatgatgatggtgctagTGTACGATGGCAGTGCGGTGGATCACTCATTACGGTGAAGTTCGTGCTGACGGCAGCACACTGTGCGGCAGACGCAAACAACATCCCACCCCGGCTGGTACGGTTGGGAGATGTAAATCTCGCCTCGACGAAAGATGATGCATACGCGCAGCAGTTCGACATCCTACGTATCGTGCGTCATCCGGAGCATCGTTTCTCGAGGAAGTACTTTGATCTAGCCCTCGTAGAGCTGGACGGTGTCGTAAG ACTTACAGAAGGCGTTTGTCCGACATGTTTGTGGACAAACAGCAAAGTCCTACCAGCACAATTCTTTCAAACGGCCGGCTTTGGTGAAATAACCTTGGGTGGAGGATCGGTGCCGACACTGCTGAAAACTGCGCTAAGTGCAACCGACCCTACCCAGTGCTCCGAATCGTTCAAATACATACGCGGCCTACCGGAAGGCATCAGGCACGATCAAGTGTGTGCCTCCATGCTAAACGCTGACACTTGCCAGGGTGATTCGGGTGGACCGCTGCAAGTCTCGCTACGCAGCTACAGCACCGAGCACCCGTTCCTAGTGGCGCTGACGTCGTTCGGAAGGGGCTGCGGGATAGGATCGTCGGGCGTTTATCAGCAGGTAGCCGCCCACATTCCGTGGATCGAATCGGTAGTAAACGAAACCATGGATCCGGTTCGTTGCACCGAGAAGTATGGGGCGTTCCGGTTGATTCGCTCGCTGGAGCCGGAATGTAGCTTGCGGGGGCATAGGAAGAGCCGTGTCCGGTTTCTGTGGCCTGAAGGAGAACAGGACGTCAAGCAGTATTGCAGTGGAACGCTGATTGATTACAACACGGTGCTAACGTCGGCAAGTTGTACCAAAAACGCTGCCGGTGTTCATCCAGTGGAGGTAGAGATTTTGGAAGAAAGAGTGAAAATTGTGGAAATTCAAGTACATCCACAGTTCGAAGAGTTGTCACCACACCACAACCTAGCATTGGTGCGCTTGGAAAAGTATCTAAATGATACCGAACATGTAGCACCGAGTTGCATGCCGCTCCAGAAAAGCTCTGAAATATGTACTGATCGTCAAACGCACGATCCCGTAGCTTGTTGGGATAAGTTCGCAGAAAGAACCAAGCGGAATCTGCTGAACAATCTTTGCTCCTCACAAAACATACGCTCCAGTACGGTGAGATTGATCTGGTCGGCTCAAGATGACCAACAACAGTCATGTGTAGGAACGGTGATAAAACCTGACACTGTAATCACTTCAATACGGTGTATGCTCGAACATCGCGACACACCTCCGGTGGAAGTTGCGTTCAATGATATGGGTAATGAGAGGCGAGTAAAGGTTGTGAAAACTCTGAAACATCCCGGAAATAAGAAAGGAAGCCGTAACCGTGACACTGCACTGCTGCTGTTAGCCAAACCGCTTGAAAACCTGATACCAAACTGCATTCAAAGCTTGGTTGCTGACAAACGATTCAACAGAACGCAGGTGCCTGTTTACAAGCAAGAAACATCATCAGGAATTCTTGGACTTCCGGCAAGCCGAATGTGCAATGGTCGTATGCTGGACAGCTTTCGAGAGTTGGTAGGTGAAACCGTTGCTCACAGTTCACAATACACATGCTGGGATACGGACCAACGGCTTGTCCCCGGAACGATCCCCGTCGTACGCGGGGCAGGTTTGTTGGATGAATCTAATCGTTTCATCCACGGTGTGACGACAGATTTTAGCACCTATGGCTCCGTAGATCCCCTGGTAAGTGTAAACCTTACCTCGTACATCGACTGGATAACGCGCTTTGTACTGTACCGACCACCGAAGCTGGAGCTTGTGTTTCGTGGTGGTGAGGATGAGTTCGATTTCGGCAGCAGCTGTGTGCTGAAGAATGGCACCACGGGCAACTGCATGCCGGAGTATGGTTGCGAGCGCACAATTAATGAGGCGAAAAGTGTGCAAGACATTACGATTTGTGGGTTTGAGGGAAGTGTCAGTTACGTTTGCTGCCCAATAGGACATCAGGATTTTCCACCAATTCCGGAGATAGAGCATCCTTCCGTTGTTAGTTTGTTACCTTCGCTACCGTATGAGAACGTCCGGCTCGTTGCGTTTGAGTGA
- the LOC120900285 gene encoding uncharacterized protein LOC120900285 — protein sequence MFATSVTLAIANGRPTTATTTMMDRTEYVLGLNKHRNLGPTGLDKTTMAALATSGKFMISHLQPHDQLPHLPKPVDHYPQQYGHHHLNEPAYDSTFASARYGPNLLRYDPGSNPSSQTGYYAADYHHYHHHPAYQQQPARAAHRSSSSAVGADPITARSVSERLNNYDYRSERNRVALYGGYGTEPERSSRAPIGGILKNNITPSGNYHHHGGGSHRPQQQARALIYDDARQHELCNNVRDPYQRTSVPGEPKNTNSVVDLQRYNVNYSLNFTKNQYNILISPPLHPDLGPRVAVPPYEEQQPASNRPATTRAKHQLPHYNQRERPPCPASNGQPNNKKSGDGTGKKPPTNTVNRHEPRAGHEPGVILSEKQLLAQQEELAGKMQREEIIIEHSQLMGGDGPASAIIHPGAERPGQLPYDHRRGAGSTSGSKGLGAFSVLTQGHHFTQIIAALAVSLGPLAAGLGKGYSSPAIDNLQELQNVKRGNYTHFSVNDQQVSWIASLSLLGALFGGMFGGLAMQYGRKRVLTLMSLPFSISWLLTMFAKSVETMFFTAFVGGFCCAIVSTVAQVYVSEIASPDIRGFLSAIQKIAGHFGMLISYLLGAYLDWRQLAMLIAMAPIMLFISVIYIPETPSFLVLRGCDEEAHRSLQWLRGPHKNVELELDTIRSNVRTTRMNLLNRLSSSAPATANGTVPVDGTNGLPLGGDRRPGLRHYIEMISFSAIVANVKSVLRNARLVKPILITCGLMIFQRFTGASSFNFYAVTIFRKTFAGMNPHGAAIAVGFVQLLASMLSGLLIDTVGRIPLLIVSSIFMSLALAGFGSCVYYGETSKMLVAEGGVLSDVSMAAGQNDWIPLLCVLVFTVAFALGISPISWLLVGELFPLEYRAVGSSIATSFSYFCAFLSVKTFVDFQSFLGLHGTFWLYACISCVGLFFVIMVVPETKGRDLEEMDPRYVRTLTINR from the exons ATATCGCACCTGCAGCCGCACGATCAACTGCCGCACCTACCGAAGCCGGTCGATCACTATCCGCAGCAGTACGGTCACCATCACCTGAACGAACCGGCGTACGACAGCACGTTTGCCAGTGCCCGCTACGGTCCGAATTTGTTACGCTACGATCCCGGATCGAACCCGTCCTCGCAAACGGGTTACTACGCCGCCGACTACCATcactaccatcaccacccggcgtaccagcagcagccggcccGGGCAGCGCACCGGTCCAGCAGCAGTGCAGTAGGTGCCGACCCGATCACGGCCCGCTCGGTAAGCGAGCGGCTGAACAACTACGACTACCGCAGTGAACGTAACCGAGTCGCCCTGTACGGTGGTTACGGCACGGAGCCGGAACGTTCATCAAGGGCCCCGATCGGTGGTATCCTCAAGAACAACATTACGCCGAGTGggaactaccaccaccacggcggTGGCAGCCACAGACCCCAGCAGCAGGCACGGGCACTGATTTACGACGACGCACGGCAGCATGAGCTGTGCAATAACGTGCGCGACCCGTACCAGCGTACCAGCGTGCCCGGTGAGCCCAAGAACACCAACAGTGTCGTCGACCTGCAGCGCTACAACGTGAACTACAGCCTGAACTTTACGAAAAATCAGTACAACATACTGATCTCCCCGCCGCTCCATCCGGACCTGGGACCGCGGGTGGCCGTCCCACCGTACgaggagcagcagccagcGAGCAACCGGCCGGCGACGACACGCGCAAAGCATCAGCTACCACACTACAATCAGCGGGAGCGTCCACCGTGCCCAGCGTCCAACGGTCAACCGAACAACAAGAAGTCAGGAGACGGAACCGGGAAGAAACCGCCGACCAACACGGTGAACCGCCACGAACCTCGGGCGGGGCACGAACCGGGTGTGATACTTTCCGAGAAGCAGTTGCTAGCCCAGCAGGAAGAGTTGGCGGGCAAGATGCAGCGGGAAGAGATCATCATCGAGCACAGCCAACTGATGGGTGGAGATGGACCGGCTTCCGCAATCATACACCCGGGCGCCGAACGTCCCGGCCAGCTGCCGTACGATCATCGACGAGGTGCGGGAAGTACTTCCGGCTCGAAGGGACTCGGCGCGTTCAGTGTGCTGACGCAGGGACATCACTTTACACAG ATAATTGCAGCACTCGCCGTATCGCTCGGCCCGCTTGCCGCCGGTCTTGGGAAAGGCTACTCCAGCCCGGCCATTGACAATCTGCAGGAGCTGCAAAATGTGAAGCGCGGCAACTACACCCACTTCTCGGTGAACGATCAGCAGGTCAGCTGGATCGCTAGCCTCTCCCTGCTCGGCGCCCTGTTCGGCGGCATGTTCGGCGGGTTGGCGATGCAGTACGGGCGCAAGCGGGTTCTCACCCTGATGTCACTCCCATTTTCCATCTCCTGGTTACTGACGATGTTTGCCAAATCGGTCGAAACGATGTTCTTTACCGCGTTCGTCGGTGGATTTTGCTGTGCGATCGTTTCAACCGTGGCGCAGGTGTACGTGAGCGAGATCGCTTCGCCGGACATTCGAGGGTTCCTCAGCGCCATCCAGAAGATTGCCGGCCACTTCGGTATGCTGATCTCGTACCTGCTCGGGGCGTACCTGGACTGGCGCCAGCTGGCCATGCTGATCGCGATGGCACCGATAATGCTCTTCATATCTGTGATCTATATACCGGAAACGCCGAGCTTCCTAGTGTTAAGAGGGTGCGACGAGGAGGCACACCG cTCACTGCAATGGTTGCGAGGACCGCACAAAAACGTGGAGCTCGAGCTGGACACGATCCGCTCGAACGTACGGACGACGCGCATGAATCTGCTGAATCGACTCAGCTCTTCAGCGCCAGCGACCGCGAACGGTACGGTGCCAGTAGATGGCACCAACGGCCTACCACTGGGAGGTGATCGACGTCCCGGACTTCGCCATTACATCGAGATGATCTCGTTTTCGGCGATCGTCGCGAACGTCAAGTCAGTCCTGCGCAACGCGCGTCTAGTCAAACCAATCCTCATCACGTGCGGATTGATGATCTTCCAGCGTTTCACTG GTGCCAGTTCGTTCAACTTCTACGCCGTCACCATCTTCCGCAAAACGTTCGCGGGGATGAACCCGCACGGTGCGGCCATTGCAGTAGGCTTTGTGCAGCTGCTAGCCTCGATGCTTTCCGGTTTGCTGATCGATACGGTCGGTCGTATCCCGCTGCTGATCGTCAGCAGTATCTTCATGTCCCTTGCGCTGGCCGGGTTCGGCTCGTGCGTGTACTATGGCGAAACGAGCAAGATGCTTGTGGCCGAAGGAGGCGTCCTATCCGACGTTAGCATGGCGGCAGGCCAGAACGACTGGATACCGTTGCTGTGCGTGCTCGTGTTTACCGTGGCCTTTGCCCTAGGGATATCGCCTATCTCCTGGCTACTGGTTGGAGAGCTCTTCCCGCTCGAGTACCGCGCAGTAGGCAGCTCGATCGCTACCAGCTTCAGCTACTTCTGCGCCTTTCTCAGCGTGAAGACGTTCGTGGACTTTCAG AGCTTTCTCGGGCTGCACGGTACGTTCTGGCTGTACGCATGCATATCCTGCGTGGGGCTGTTCTTCGTCATCATGGTCGTGCCAGAAACGAAGGGCCGCGACCTGGAGGAGATGGACCCGCGCTACGTGCGAACGCTGACGATCAATCGATGA